In Halichondria panicea chromosome 17, odHalPani1.1, whole genome shotgun sequence, a single window of DNA contains:
- the LOC135351608 gene encoding transmembrane protein 184B-like gives MGLSVDYKTSEEASRVTSELFSEIVTGTTESLNNSIDGNMTVGDVRVCMNMDIDGHDFICGQYAHTISGIFAWSALLMACFQIFQHLRYYSVPEQQLWIVRILFIVPIYGFCSWLGLLLPSYAIYFDVVRSCYEAFVIYSFLSLCLAYLGGETAILSQMNGKSIKRSFWAGTCCCPKMSYSIWVLRFSKQATLQFCLVKPLVALITIILELTKVLHEGDLSPRYGYVYCTLAYNVSVSLALYGLVIFYSSTRELLSPFNPVLKFLTVKAIVFMSFWQGLLLSIFHWTGLIHTSGLASAYQNFIITIEMFFAAILLHFAFSYLPYMQLRKDNQGRGVPMKNITSNFKQTLNPNDVVDDAIHNFSRVYQTYAQQGDMSEEEMDSRGTTTSFEKFSNSDEDRTPKKSPSWKDKVRSATARAPAKGFERVTLLVESDEEEIL, from the exons ATGGGACTATCAGTAGACTATAAAACAAGTGAAGAAGCATCAAGAGTGACTAGTGAATTGTTCAGTGAGATTGTCACTGGCACCACAGAAAGTTTGAATAACTCAATTGATGGAAACATGACAGTGGGAGATGTACGGGTATGTATGAATATGGATATAGATGGCCATGACTTTATATGTGGCCAATATGCCCATACCATCTCTGGTATATTTGCCTGGTCTGCACTTCTAATGGCCTGTTTTCAG ATATTCCAGCACCTTCGTTACTACTCAGTACCCGAGCAGCAGCTTTGGATTGTGCGTATTCTCTTCATAGTTCCTATCTACGGTTTCTGCTCTTGGCTGGGTCTATTGCTACCCTCTTACGCCATATATTTTGATGTCGTGCGGAGTTGCTATGAAGCTTTTGTGATCTACAGCTTCTTGAGTTTGTGTTTGGCCTACCTGGGTGGGGAGACTGCTATTTTGTCTCAAATGAATGGAAAATCAATAAA GAGAAGCTTTTGGGCAGGGACATGTTGCTGCCCTAAAATGAGCTACTCGATCTGGGTGCTACGGTTTAGCAAACAG gcaACCCTTCAGTTCTGCCTGGTGAAGCCGTTGGTGGCGCTCATCACTATAATACTGGAGTTGACCAAAGTGCTCCACGAGGGAGACCTCAG TCCCAGGTATGGTTACGTCTACTGCACACTGGCCTACAATGTCTCTGTGAGTCTTGCCCTCTACGGTCTAGTCATATTCTATTCTTCGACTCGAGAGCTCCTCTCTCCATTTAACCCTGTCCTAAAGTTCCTCACAGTCAAAGCCATTGTCTTCATGTCATTTTGGCAAG GTCTCTTACTCAGCATATTTCACTGGACAGGCCTGATCCACACTTCTGGACTTGCCTCGGCGTACCAAAACTTCATTATCACTATCGAAATGTTCTTTGCTGCAATCCTCCTTCACTTTGCCTTCTCCTACTTACCTTATATGCAGCTTCGTAAAGACAATCAAGGCAGGGGCGTCCCCATGAAGAATATTACAAGCAACTTCAAACAAACCTTGAACCCAAACGACGTTGTGGACGATGCTATACACAACTTCTCTCGTGTCTACCAAACATACGCCCAGCAAGGGGACATGAGTGAAGAGGAAATGGACAGTCGAGGGACAACGACAAGTTTCGAGAAATTCTCGAATTCGGACGAGGATCGTACTCCTAAAAAGAGTCCCAGTTGGAAAGATAAAGTTAGGTCCGCCACTGCAAGGGCACCTGCTAAAGGGTTCGAGAGAGTCACTCTATTGGTGGAGTCGGATGAAGAGGAGATCCTGTAA
- the LOC135351621 gene encoding NADH dehydrogenase [ubiquinone] 1 beta subcomplex subunit 10-like, whose protein sequence is MSNNWPREYERVTDLKDVDREDMVAFTKAKHQWVRDRAIDLETVKILRERVKNCQRKEGVNHPQRCRDHAIAYMTALRKYQSEGWKKIHSDH, encoded by the exons ATGTCCAACAACTGGCCCAGAGAATATGAGAGGGTGACAGATCTCAAGGACGTGGACCGTGAGGACATGGTTGCGTTCACGAAAGCCAAGCACCAATGGGTTAGAGACAG AGCAATTGATCTTGAAACTGTGAAGATACTCCGGGAGAGAGTGAAGAACTGTCAGAGGAAAGAGGGGGTGAACCATCCTCAAAGATGTAGAGACCACGCAATAGCTTACATGACAGCACTGCGAAAATACCAATCTGAAG GCTGGAAGAAAATTCATTCAGACCATTAG